One genomic window of Panicum hallii strain FIL2 chromosome 6, PHallii_v3.1, whole genome shotgun sequence includes the following:
- the LOC112898533 gene encoding ABC transporter G family member 17-like, whose protein sequence is MPAAGGHRAERAERPAGHRVERAEMQATTHAAERAGDTRRTAAAEMPARRTTERKKSLESFLDAPDNARGGQQQHQHRGSGGHVPVRPVPAPGEKVMSFPGQGLEFKELSYSVIKKQKKDGVKVKKEVYLLNDISGQALRGQVTAILGPSGAGKSTFLDALAGRIARGSLEGSVSVDGRPVTTSYMKQISSYVMQDDQLFPMLTVLETLRFAAEVRLPPSLSREEKLKRVWELIEQLGLQTTAHTYIGDEGIRGVSGGERRRVSIGIDIIHKPSLLFLDEPTSGLDSTSAHSVVEKVKEIAKGGSIVLMTIHQPSFRIQMLLDRIVILARGRLIYLGTPITLPTYLAGFGRPVPDGENSIEYLLDVIKEYDESTLGLEPLVAYQRDGSKPNEAAKTPIPKTPRTPHQKSVQFRQIQLKSNQFSVTTATPHAHPFSNYESYNIDDEEENFDNSLERKTQTPLHTGTSTYHPRLASQFYKDFSVWVYHGVTGTPVSHRKPTWTPARTPARTPMSSYQRSRVATPHHQPPPSPHEPVFKPEEPTYHEYQLDLEPLDAPEDGPKFANPWLREVAVLSWRTALNVVRTPELFLSREIVLTIMALILSTLFHRLSDANFTTINRLLNFYIFAVCLVFFSSNDAVPTFIQERFIFIRERSHNAYRASSYVISSLIVYLPFFAIQGFTFAVITKFMLHLQSNLVNFWIILFASLITTNAYVMLVSALVPSYITGYAVVIATTALFFLTCGFFLKRTKIPIAWRWLHYISAIKYPFEALLVNEFKGSRCYVGTQNELSPGPLGQIKPSDLHISLNLNSTSTTCPLIGQDVLSTMDITIDNIWIDVGILLAWGVLYRLFFYVVLRFYSKNERK, encoded by the exons ATGCCGGCTGCTGGTGGCCACCGCGCCGAGCGGGCGGAGAGGCCAGCCGGCCACCGCGTGGAGCGGGCCGAGATGCAGGCCACCACCCACGCCGCGGAGCGGGCGGGCGATAcccggaggacggcggcggcggagatgcCCGCACGGCGGACGACGGAGCGGAAGAAGAGCCTGGAGAGCTTCCTCGACGCCCCGGACAACGCGCGCGgggggcagcagcagcaccagcaccGCGGCAGCGGTGGCCATGTTCCCGTGCGGCCGGTGCCGGCCCCGGGTGAGAAGGTGATGAGCTTCCCCGGGCAGGGGCTGGAGTTCAAGGAGCTGTCCTACAGCGTCATcaagaagcagaagaaggaCGGCGTCAAGGTCAAGAAGGAGGTGTACCTGCTCAACGACATCTCCGGCCAGGCGCTCCGCGGCCAGGTCACGGCGATCCTCGGCCCCAGCGGCGCCGGCAAGTCGACGTTCCTCGACGCGCTCGCCGGGAGGATCGCCAGGGGGAGCCTCGAAGGGTCCGTCAGCGTCGACGGACGTCCG GTGACCACGAGCTACATGAAGCAGATTTCATCCTACGTGATGCAAGATGACCAGCTGTTCCCGATGCTCACGGTGCTGGAGACGCTGAGGTTCGCGGCCGAGGTCCGGCTGCCTCCATCCCTCTCCAGGGAGGAGAAGCTGAAGCGGGTGTGGGAGCTCATTGAGCAGCTGGGTTTGCAG ACAACAGCTCACACGTACATTGGGGACGAAGGGATACGAGGCGTCTCTGGTGGGGAACGCCGCAGGGTGTCAATTGGCATAGACATAATCCATAAACCATCTCTGCTGTTTCTCGACGAACCGACCTCCGGTCTTGACTCCACTAGTGCACACAGTGTGGTGGAGAAAGTTAAGGAGATTGCCAAAGGGGGAAGCATTGTGCTGATGACAATTCACCAGCCATCTTTCAGGATTCAGATGCTTCTCGACAGAATTGTCATCCTTGCAAG AGGAAGGTTAATCTATCTAGGCACTCCAATAACACTTCCCACATACCTTGCTGGATTTGGTCGTCCAGTACCTGATGGAGAGAACAGCATTGAGTATCTCCTGGATGTCATCAAGGAGTATGATGAATCAACACTAGGACTTGAGCCTTTGGTTGCCTACCAGAGGGATGGCAGCAAACCCAATGAGGCGGCTAAAACTCCAATACCAAAGACACCAAGAACACCACATCAGAAGTCAGTGCAGTTCCGACAAATCCAGCTCAAAAGCAACCAGTTCTCTGTCACAACTGCAACACCTCATGCTCATCCCTTCTCAAATTACGAATCCTACAATATTGATGACGAGGAGGAAAATTTTGACAACTCTCTTGAGAGGAAGACACAGACACCATTGCATACTGGAACCTCAACCTATCATCCAAGACTAGCTTCACAGTTCTACAAGGATTTTTCAGTTTGGGTTTATCATGGTGTCACAGGGACACCAGTGTCCCATCGTAAACCTACATGGACCCCAGCTCGAACACCAGCTAGGACCCCGATGTCAAGCTACCAGCGCAGTCGTGTGGCTACGCCACACCATCAACCTCCTCCATCACCCCATGAGCCAGTTTTCAAGCCAGAGGAGCCAACCTATCATGAGTACCAGCTTGACCTTGAACCATTAGATGCCCCTGAGGATGGTCCTAAGTTTGCTAATCCATGGCTCAGGGAGGTTGCTGTACTTTCATGGCGTACTGCACTGAACGTAGTTCGCACACCAGAGCTATTCCTCTCCCGGGAGATTGTTCTCACAATCATGGCACTCATCCTTTCAACACTCTTCCACCGCCTCAGCGATGCAAACTTCACAACCATCAACCGCCTCCTCAACTTCTACATTTTTGCTGTCTGCCTTGTCTTCTTCTCCTCCAACGATGCTGTTCCCACATTTATCCAAGAGCGCTTCATCTTCATCCGTGAGAGGTCCCATAATGCATACCGTGCTTCATCTTACGTGATATCCTCCCTTATTGTCTATCTCCCATTCTTTGCTATTCAGGGCTTCACCTTTGCGGTCATCACAAAGTTCATGCTTCATTTACAAAGCAATCTGGTGAATTTCTGGATCATACTTTTTGCTTCTCTCATAACAACTAATGCCTATGTAATGTTGGTCAGTGCACTTGTTCCAAGCTACATCACGGGATATGCTGTCGTTATTGCGACAACAGCACTCTTCTTCCTCACTTGTGGGTTCTTCCTGAAGCGCACAAAGATCCCTATTGCCTGGAGGTGGCTCCACTATATCTCTGCGATAAAGTATCCATTTGAGGCATTGCTTGTGAATGAGTTCAAAGGCAGTCGTTGTTATGTTGGCACACAGAATGAGCTTTCACCTGGACCTCTGGGACAAATCAAGCCAAGTGACCTTCATATCAGCCTGAATTTGAACTCGACATCAACGACATGTCCCCTGATAGGCCAGGATGTGCTCTCCACCATGGATATAACAATTGATAACATCTGGATAGATGTTGGAATTCTCCTTGCTTGGGGTGTCCTCTATAGACTTTTCTTCTATGTGGTCCTGAGATTCTACTCCAAGAATGAGAGGAAGTAA